Proteins from a single region of Chrysemys picta bellii isolate R12L10 chromosome 25, ASM1138683v2, whole genome shotgun sequence:
- the LOC101953463 gene encoding disintegrin and metalloproteinase domain-containing protein 10-like, with amino-acid sequence MIAPRCFASLALCSLVIAQSGGSVNSVEYLRPFVKYQEKVAYDRAALEWMHQRAKRATEEHEKTIQFEFQAYQRTFKLRLSRDTSAFARDFEITGKATSEPTDVSFIYSGVLQDEPGSFCHGAIINGLFKGFIRTKNGTYYVEAPGASASNVTSPGHALIHHESDIDYSILEDPDSAPLTRRTHQVLQNFQQELKLKGETLERQRRSLDYSRTSCLLYLQADYLFYQRFGTIEAVIAQIASYIKAVNAIYEGANFDGIRHIDFKVKTLNIIQENHPSGSMKSPFIGPEMLLMLHSGSNWNSYCLSYLLTDRDYSGVLGIAFNGQAGDLGGICSKHRKFRDKEVSLNTGLITLQKYGQYLPPRILHITLAHELGHSLGAPHDESEECARFSFDTTHGNYLMFSYATDGWQYNNDKFSPCSIEYIGNILRAKKDRCFVETDRPICGNQIVDPGEECDVGNNDSDPCCYAAKEPNGIRCRLKPGVQCSSSQGLCCSHECVYKLQGELCHEETDCTFESTCSGQTAECAAPLPKANYTLCSMGTRICLNGLCLGSLCVKHGLEQCDCVSTSRREKCHLCCQQPGQVHTCASTASALLERYFNGTHIPLTPGTPCRDRMGYCDKFHVCRLVDEDGPIARVKNSILDFIELEDISAWMKTRWWAVLLMILTLAAVMAGTVFLFGRTLDSEKEEKSMKCTVKENSLSQQPEKRRTLIYWEHEELYVETTHQEYETII; translated from the exons ATGATTGCTCCTCGGTGCTTTGCTAGTCTAGCTCTGTGCAGCCTGGTCATTGCCCAAAGCGGCGGCTCAG TCAATAGCGTTGAGTATTTAAGGCCGTTTGTAAAGTACCAGGAGAAAGTGGCTTATGACAGAGCAGCTTTGGAATGGATGCATCAGAGGGCAAAAAGAGCCACAGAAGAGCATGAAAAAACCATCCAGTTCGAATTCCAAGCCTATCAGAG GACATTCAAGCTGAGGTTAAGCAGGGACACGAGTGCTTTCGCCAGAGACTTTGAGATAACCGGGAAGGCCACCTCAGAGCCTACAGATGTTTCTTTCATTTACTCTGGTGTCTTGCAAG ACGAGCCTGGATCTTTCTGCCATGGTGCCATCATCAATGGCCTTTTCAAAGGGTTTATCAGAACCAAGAATGGCACCTACTACGTGGAGGCTCCTGGTGCATCTGCCAGCAATGTGACGTCGCCAGGCCATGCTCTCATCCACCATGAAAGCGACATTG ATTATTCCATTTTAGAAGATCCAGACTCTGCTCCTTTGACAAGGAGAACACATCAGGTCTTGCAGAATTTCCAGCAAGAGCTAAAATTAAAG GGAGAAACCttggagaggcagagaaggagtcTGGATTACTCTAGGACGTCCTGCTTGCTGTACCTTCAAGCCGACTACTTGTTCTACCAAAGATTTGGCACTATCGAAGCAGTGATTGCTCAG ATTGCTAGCTACATAAAAGCTGTGAATGCAATTTACGAAGGTGCAAATTTTGACGGTATCAGGCACATCGACTTCAAAGTGAAAACCCTCAAT ATAATCCAGGAGAACCATCCTTCTGGCTCTATGAAGTCACCTTTCATCGGCCCAGAAATGCTGCTGATGCTGCACTCCGGTTCCAACTGGAATAGCTATTGTCTCTCCTACCTCCTCACTGACAGGGATTACAGCGGAGTTCTTGGGATTGCTTTTAATGGACAAGCTG GCGACTTGGGGGGGATATGTTCCAAACACAGGAAATTCCGGGACAAGGAGGTGTCTCTGAACACTGGCTTGATCACGCTGCAGAAATATGGCCAATATTTGCCTCCTAGGATTCTCCATATCACTCTGGCCCATGAACTTGGCCACAGCCTGGGAGCTCCG CACGATGAGAGTGAGGAGTGCGCCCGTTTCAGCTTCGACACCACGCATGGGAACTACCTGATGTTCAGCTACGCCACAGACGGATGGCAGTACAACAACGACAAATTCTCCCCGTGCAGCATTGAATACATCGGGAACATCCTAAGAGCCAAGAAGGACAGGTGCTTTGTTG AAACTGACCGCCCCATCTGTGGGAATCAAATTGTAGATCCAGGGGAGGAATGCGACGTGGGCAACAATGACTCTGACCCTTGCTGCTATGCTGCCAAGGAGCCAAACGGCATCCGGTGTAGGCTGAAGCCAGGAGTGCAGTGCAG CTCAAGCCAGGGCCTGTGCTGCAGCCATGAATGTGTCTATAAACTCCAAGGGGAGCTCTGCCACGAGGAGACGGATTGCACCTTTGAGAGCACCTGCTCTGGGCAAACAGCTGAATGCGCCGCTCCCCTTCCCAAAGCCAATTAcactctctgcagcatggggacaCGGATCTGCTTAAATGGG CTCTGCCTCGGATCCCTCTGCGTCAAGCACGGCCTGGAGCAATGCGACTGCGTTAGCACGTCCAGGCGGGAGAAATGCCAcctctgctgccagcagccaG GCCAAGTGCACACATGTGCCAGTACAGCCTCTGCTCTGCTGGAGCGTTACTTCAACGGCACACACATCCCGCTGACCCCCGGCACGCCCTGCAGGGACAGGATGGGCTACTGCGATAAGTTTCACGTCTGTCGGCTCGTGGACGAAGACGGACCCATAGCCAGGGTGaagaactccatcttggatttCATCGAGCTGGAGGATATATCAGCCTGGATGAAG ACACGCTGGTGGGCTGTGCTCTTGATGATCCTGACTTTGGCAGCTGTGATGGCCGGCACCGTCTTCCTCTTCGGAAGGACGCTCGACAGCGAAAAAG AGGAGAAAAGCATGAAGTGCACCGTCAAGGAGAACTCACTCAGCCAGCAACCTGAGAAAAGGCGAACATTAATATACTGGGAACACGAGGAGCTCTACGTTGAAACAACACACCAGGAGTACGAGACCATAATATAG